A genomic stretch from Bacillus sp. E(2018) includes:
- a CDS encoding iron ABC transporter permease: MRKYWVLQRKSFSFLIDKKTTFSLFALTIAAVVAMLISIGVGDMYIAPWDVFQTLIGTGLDINQLIILEFRLPRVLVAFIAGASLALSGAILQGIIRNPLASPDMIGITGGAGFAAVAFLTMFSDDSNNLLLSVNYLPLFAFGGATIVAFLIYALAWKDGVTPIRLILIGIGLMALLQALTTLMMLIGPIYRASQATIWLTGTVYGTSWNEVKALLPWFIGLLPILVLLVRRLNIQGFGDDLTKGAGISVHRERFLLLMVCTALAGSAVAFAGAMGFVGLIGPHIARRISGSSFGGLFPASALIGGIMVVLADLAGRTLFSPLEVPAGVFTAAIGAPYFIYLLFKNQ; encoded by the coding sequence ATGAGAAAGTACTGGGTTTTACAGCGTAAATCATTTTCTTTTTTAATTGATAAAAAAACGACTTTTAGTCTATTTGCCCTCACTATAGCCGCAGTAGTTGCCATGTTAATTAGTATCGGTGTAGGAGATATGTATATCGCACCGTGGGATGTATTTCAGACATTAATCGGAACAGGGCTTGATATTAACCAGCTCATCATACTTGAGTTTAGACTTCCAAGGGTATTAGTCGCTTTTATTGCAGGAGCCTCACTTGCTCTTTCAGGTGCCATCTTGCAAGGGATCATACGTAACCCTTTAGCATCTCCTGATATGATTGGAATAACTGGCGGAGCGGGTTTTGCAGCTGTCGCGTTCCTAACCATGTTCAGTGATGATTCAAATAATCTTTTATTAAGTGTCAATTATTTACCACTGTTCGCTTTTGGTGGAGCGACGATTGTTGCTTTCTTAATTTATGCATTGGCTTGGAAAGATGGCGTAACACCCATACGTCTCATATTAATCGGAATCGGACTCATGGCTTTATTACAGGCTTTAACAACACTTATGATGCTCATAGGTCCGATCTATAGAGCGAGTCAAGCCACAATATGGCTTACTGGAACGGTGTACGGTACATCCTGGAACGAAGTTAAAGCATTGCTGCCTTGGTTTATAGGATTGTTACCTATCTTAGTACTTCTCGTCCGACGATTGAACATTCAGGGCTTTGGTGACGACCTAACAAAAGGAGCAGGTATCTCCGTTCACCGTGAACGATTCTTACTTTTAATGGTCTGTACAGCTTTAGCCGGTTCAGCAGTCGCATTTGCAGGAGCGATGGGGTTTGTTGGGCTTATCGGACCACATATCGCTAGAAGAATTTCAGGATCATCGTTCGGCGGCTTGTTTCCAGCCTCGGCTTTAATTGGTGGTATCATGGTCGTTTTGGCAGACCTTGCCGGACGTACCCTATTCTCACCTTTAGAAGTACCGGCCGGTGTTTTTACAGCGGCGATCGGTGCTCCCTACTTTATCTATCTTTTATTTAAAAACCAATAA
- a CDS encoding toprim domain-containing protein, which yields MTGYIVEGKSDQLRVQSVHPHAHFVILNGISFRHKERRAIEEALILCDEVYVLTDPDEPGDKIALKIMETYPEIKRIQIDPKKARNVRESRYKYGVEYCSNQYLKETLPGI from the coding sequence ATGACCGGATACATTGTTGAAGGCAAAAGTGATCAACTGAGAGTACAAAGTGTTCATCCACACGCCCATTTTGTCATTTTAAATGGCATTTCATTTCGGCATAAAGAAAGAAGAGCGATTGAAGAAGCATTGATTCTTTGTGATGAAGTCTATGTATTAACTGACCCAGATGAGCCTGGTGACAAGATCGCTTTAAAGATCATGGAAACATACCCTGAGATCAAACGAATTCAAATTGATCCAAAGAAAGCTAGAAACGTTAGAGAGAGTCGCTACAAGTATGGTGTAGAATACTGTTCAAACCAATATCTAAAAGAAACTCTGCCAGGAATTTAA
- a CDS encoding ABC transporter ATP-binding protein — protein sequence MAVLTTSNLTLAYGKEPIIDELNLQIPKGKITVLIGSNGCGKSTLLRSMARLLNPKGGHVLLNGKDVAKRSTKQVAKELAILPQGPIAPEGLTVLQLVKQGRFPYQSWLQQWSQEDEKAVMNALRATNLIPYMETPVDSLSGGQRQRAWIAMTLAQGTDTILLDEPTTYLDMTHQIEILDLLFELNEKEKRTIVMVLHDLNLACRYAHHIVAIRDKTVYAEGAPEEIMNEQLVEDVFQMSSTVIPDPVFGTPMCIPYGKGRVVRHVNTPQYA from the coding sequence ATGGCTGTATTGACAACCTCTAACCTAACTTTAGCTTATGGAAAAGAACCGATTATCGACGAGTTGAACCTACAGATTCCAAAAGGGAAAATTACCGTCTTAATCGGAAGCAATGGTTGTGGAAAATCCACTCTGTTACGCTCTATGGCAAGACTGTTAAACCCTAAAGGTGGCCATGTATTGCTAAACGGTAAAGACGTTGCAAAACGTTCTACAAAACAAGTAGCAAAAGAACTGGCAATCCTGCCGCAAGGACCAATTGCTCCAGAAGGGTTAACTGTTCTACAACTTGTTAAGCAAGGTCGCTTTCCTTATCAATCATGGCTGCAACAATGGTCACAAGAAGACGAAAAAGCCGTAATGAACGCGCTTCGTGCGACAAATCTTATCCCTTATATGGAAACGCCTGTTGATTCACTTTCAGGTGGTCAGCGTCAGCGTGCTTGGATCGCTATGACACTGGCTCAAGGAACCGATACCATTCTATTGGATGAACCTACAACCTACTTGGACATGACTCATCAAATTGAAATTCTCGATCTGCTGTTTGAGTTAAATGAAAAAGAAAAACGAACAATAGTTATGGTGCTTCATGATTTGAATCTTGCTTGCCGTTATGCTCATCATATTGTAGCGATACGGGATAAAACCGTATACGCAGAAGGTGCACCAGAAGAAATTATGAACGAACAATTAGTAGAAGATGTATTCCAGATGTCGAGCACCGTGATTCCTGATCCAGTTTTCGGCACACCAATGTGTATTCCTTATGGAAAGGGGCGAGTCGTTCGACATGTCAATACTCCTCAGTACGCCTAA
- a CDS encoding cupin domain-containing protein produces the protein MAKKSTLNAQHYQWGDACDGWHLLKQENLSIIQERMPPQTAEVRHYHVFSHQFFFVLNGELLIEKDGEEITLSAHQGLDIPAGTTHQVRNESSLPVEFLLTSHPPAQGDRVVVKKVKSISTVTL, from the coding sequence ATGGCAAAGAAAAGTACATTAAATGCACAACATTATCAATGGGGAGATGCATGTGATGGCTGGCACCTTCTAAAGCAAGAGAACCTAAGCATCATACAAGAAAGAATGCCCCCTCAAACAGCCGAAGTAAGACATTATCATGTATTTTCCCATCAATTTTTCTTTGTTTTAAACGGAGAACTGTTGATCGAAAAAGATGGTGAAGAAATTACCCTGAGCGCGCATCAAGGATTAGATATTCCTGCAGGGACAACTCATCAAGTTCGAAACGAATCGAGTTTGCCTGTTGAGTTTCTTTTAACTTCTCACCCTCCTGCACAAGGAGACAGAGTTGTTGTGAAAAAAGTGAAAAGTATCAGTACAGTGACCCTTTAA
- a CDS encoding hydrolase: MEKRPYYINVETGEILPIKTASTFQFEISASDEDVRHLERKFSELDSTANDTFVRSHLPYVPYSNDSDNDRYDEKLREAYQMIHDLGQEETRRFIEGMSFWNPEKPQDLEKRPKD, encoded by the coding sequence ATGGAAAAAAGACCGTATTACATTAATGTAGAAACTGGTGAGATCCTTCCGATCAAAACGGCTTCAACTTTTCAGTTTGAAATATCGGCTTCTGACGAAGACGTAAGGCATCTCGAAAGAAAGTTTAGTGAATTAGACAGTACTGCAAATGATACATTTGTAAGGTCACACTTACCATATGTACCTTATTCAAACGATTCAGACAATGACAGGTATGATGAGAAACTTAGAGAAGCCTATCAGATGATTCATGATCTTGGTCAAGAGGAAACTCGACGCTTTATTGAAGGTATGAGTTTTTGGAATCCGGAGAAACCACAAGATTTAGAAAAAAGACCAAAAGACTAA
- a CDS encoding cupredoxin domain-containing protein produces MLKKSLWLVAIAVLTMGILAACGGEKEKEKSTKNAEETITIEATNFKFDKKEYEIPANKDVALKLENVDGNHAVMIEGEDVNVTGGSSDVVNLKPGEYTLRCSVPCGNGHADMVSKLVVK; encoded by the coding sequence ATGCTAAAAAAATCTTTATGGCTTGTAGCGATCGCCGTTCTTACTATGGGAATACTGGCAGCTTGCGGTGGAGAAAAAGAGAAAGAAAAAAGTACAAAGAATGCGGAAGAAACAATCACAATTGAAGCTACTAATTTTAAATTCGATAAAAAAGAGTATGAAATTCCAGCAAATAAAGACGTTGCTCTTAAACTAGAAAACGTTGATGGTAACCACGCGGTTATGATTGAGGGAGAAGACGTGAACGTAACAGGTGGTTCTTCTGATGTTGTGAATTTAAAGCCTGGTGAATATACATTACGATGCAGCGTTCCATGTGGAAACGGCCATGCAGATATGGTATCAAAACTTGTTGTAAAATAA
- a CDS encoding deoxynucleoside kinase — protein MAGMIGTGKSTYAEFLSEQLGSSIFYESVVDNPILPDYYKNPKRWAFPLQIYFLNTRFKTICEARTSPDNVLDRSLYEDLIFAELNFDSGNMTQLEFDTYKDLLETMMNEIDKTPKSRPDLLVYLDSDFETALSRIQQRGRSYEQVEENPELLAYYKTLHSKYKDWIMAYDKTPVLIIESDQYNIFSKEDQEKILTLVTNELTRLESLKQPSF, from the coding sequence ATGGCAGGTATGATCGGTACAGGTAAGTCTACATATGCTGAATTCTTGAGCGAGCAGCTAGGAAGCTCGATCTTTTATGAAAGTGTCGTTGACAATCCTATTTTACCCGATTATTACAAAAACCCGAAGCGATGGGCTTTCCCGCTTCAAATTTATTTCTTAAACACACGTTTTAAGACAATTTGTGAAGCTCGTACAAGTCCGGACAATGTTCTGGATCGCAGCCTTTACGAAGATTTAATCTTTGCCGAACTAAATTTTGATTCAGGAAACATGACACAGCTTGAATTTGACACATATAAAGACCTACTTGAAACGATGATGAACGAGATCGACAAAACTCCAAAGTCACGTCCTGATTTGCTTGTCTATTTGGATAGTGATTTTGAAACAGCATTAAGCAGAATTCAACAAAGAGGTCGCTCATATGAGCAAGTAGAAGAAAATCCCGAATTACTGGCATACTACAAAACCCTTCATTCTAAATATAAAGATTGGATTATGGCCTACGATAAAACCCCTGTACTGATCATTGAAAGTGATCAATACAATATATTTAGTAAAGAAGATCAGGAAAAAATACTTACACTTGTAACGAATGAACTGACACGTCTTGAATCATTAAAGCAACCTTCATTTTAA
- a CDS encoding iron-siderophore ABC transporter substrate-binding protein produces MKRITYKWLALAAVLTLMLALAACGGKDKEKEEKSEGSSEFYKVEHAMGTTEVKENKRVVVLTNEGTEAVLALGVKPVGAVKSWLGDPWYDHIKSDMDGVEVVGDESTVNVEKIAALKPDLIIGNKQRQEKQYDELNKIAPTVFAEELRGDWKINFELYAKALDKEEKGKEVLAAFDKRIEDMKKEAADQLKTEVSVVRFLPGTSRIYHKDSFSGVILDQIGFARPGDQNEDDFMEEVTQERIPDMNGDILFYFTYEEGDGKATETEKEWTGNPLWKNLEVVKADKAYKVSDAIWNTAGGVKAANLMLDDLEKYFLKK; encoded by the coding sequence ATGAAAAGAATTACATACAAATGGCTTGCACTTGCAGCTGTGTTAACATTAATGCTTGCATTAGCAGCATGCGGCGGGAAAGATAAAGAAAAAGAAGAAAAATCAGAAGGATCTTCTGAGTTCTATAAAGTAGAACATGCGATGGGGACAACAGAAGTGAAAGAAAATAAGCGAGTAGTTGTTTTAACAAACGAAGGTACTGAAGCAGTATTAGCTCTTGGGGTAAAACCGGTTGGAGCTGTTAAATCTTGGTTAGGTGATCCTTGGTATGATCATATTAAGAGCGACATGGATGGCGTTGAGGTCGTAGGTGACGAAAGTACTGTAAACGTTGAGAAAATCGCAGCTTTAAAACCTGACTTAATCATCGGAAACAAACAGCGTCAAGAAAAACAATATGACGAACTAAACAAAATTGCACCAACTGTATTTGCTGAAGAGCTTCGAGGTGACTGGAAGATTAACTTCGAACTATACGCAAAAGCCCTTGATAAAGAAGAAAAAGGAAAAGAAGTTCTAGCTGCATTCGACAAACGTATTGAAGATATGAAGAAAGAGGCAGCAGATCAATTAAAAACAGAAGTTTCAGTGGTTCGTTTCTTGCCAGGAACATCTCGTATCTACCATAAAGATTCTTTCTCTGGTGTGATTCTTGATCAAATTGGATTTGCACGTCCTGGTGATCAAAACGAGGATGATTTTATGGAAGAAGTAACGCAAGAACGTATTCCGGATATGAATGGTGACATTCTATTCTACTTCACATATGAAGAGGGTGACGGAAAAGCGACTGAGACTGAAAAAGAATGGACAGGTAACCCGCTTTGGAAGAACCTTGAAGTTGTAAAAGCAGATAAAGCATACAAGGTAAGTGATGCAATCTGGAATACAGCTGGTGGGGTAAAGGCTGCAAACTTAATGTTAGATGATCTTGAGAAGTACTTCTTAAAAAAATAA
- a CDS encoding iron ABC transporter permease, which produces MNGILYGNKTKTAGLIIGTMIALVIMVLSVVLGYTNTSLKQAIEAYTAFNGSNEHLIIQLSRVPRSLVGMAVGISLGIAGVLMQALTRNPIASPDIFGVNAGAGFFIVFGVTFLGISSIQQFMWIGFLGAAVAAGLAYALGSAGQGGLTPVKLTLAGAVMAALFASLTQGMLVTNEKALDEVLFWLAGSVEGRKLSMLAAVLPALVIAWVISILLSRQLNAFALGEDVAISLGQKTVVFKLAAALMVILLAGGSVAIAGPISFIGIVVPHFARYLVGNDHRWIVPYSAIIGGIMLVVADIGARYIIMPEEAPVGVVTALIGTPFFIYIVRKGIFQK; this is translated from the coding sequence ATGAACGGAATATTATATGGAAATAAAACTAAGACAGCCGGGCTTATCATTGGCACAATGATTGCGCTCGTTATAATGGTCTTGAGTGTTGTGCTAGGTTATACGAACACTTCCCTTAAACAAGCCATTGAAGCGTATACAGCTTTTAACGGATCGAACGAACATTTAATTATTCAACTGTCTCGAGTTCCGCGTTCACTTGTAGGTATGGCTGTTGGAATCTCTTTAGGGATTGCCGGAGTCCTCATGCAAGCGCTCACTCGAAATCCAATCGCATCTCCAGATATCTTTGGTGTGAATGCGGGTGCTGGGTTCTTTATAGTTTTTGGTGTTACGTTCCTTGGAATTTCATCCATTCAGCAATTTATGTGGATCGGCTTCTTAGGAGCTGCGGTAGCTGCAGGTTTGGCTTATGCATTAGGTTCTGCTGGCCAAGGCGGACTTACTCCCGTTAAATTGACACTGGCCGGAGCTGTTATGGCCGCTCTTTTTGCCTCTCTCACGCAAGGAATGCTCGTCACCAATGAAAAAGCATTAGATGAAGTTCTATTTTGGCTAGCTGGTTCAGTAGAAGGAAGAAAACTTTCTATGCTAGCAGCTGTTTTACCTGCACTTGTTATCGCTTGGGTCATATCCATTTTATTATCAAGGCAATTAAACGCCTTTGCACTTGGTGAAGATGTTGCCATCAGCCTAGGTCAAAAAACAGTCGTTTTTAAACTTGCGGCGGCTCTCATGGTTATCCTATTAGCTGGAGGATCAGTTGCAATTGCCGGCCCTATCAGTTTCATAGGGATTGTTGTTCCTCACTTTGCTAGATATCTCGTCGGAAATGATCACCGCTGGATCGTGCCATACTCTGCTATTATCGGTGGAATTATGCTCGTCGTTGCAGATATTGGCGCACGTTATATTATCATGCCTGAAGAAGCACCTGTTGGGGTTGTAACCGCTCTGATTGGTACACCATTCTTCATATATATTGTTCGAAAAGGAATTTTTCAAAAATGA
- a CDS encoding VOC family protein, with protein sequence MITGIEHTGIMVSNMENSIKFYTEVLGLDLLDRFDHTSVPVELAFLGVEGKVLVELIAGYTGSVTNEGKVHHIAFSVKNIEEQYELLQKKDVVMKDKEITELPNGKYFFFYGPDEESLEFFESK encoded by the coding sequence ATGATTACTGGAATTGAACATACTGGAATTATGGTTTCTAACATGGAGAACTCTATCAAATTTTATACCGAGGTACTCGGTTTAGATCTATTAGATCGTTTCGATCATACAAGCGTACCCGTTGAGTTGGCATTCTTAGGGGTAGAAGGAAAAGTTCTTGTTGAGTTGATTGCGGGATATACAGGGTCAGTTACGAATGAGGGGAAGGTCCACCACATTGCGTTTTCTGTAAAGAATATTGAAGAGCAATATGAGTTGTTGCAGAAAAAAGACGTAGTCATGAAAGATAAAGAAATCACAGAGCTTCCAAACGGAAAATACTTCTTCTTTTACGGACCAGATGAAGAATCACTTGAATTTTTTGAGAGTAAATAG
- a CDS encoding magnesium transporter CorA family protein: MLMYKEATNQTERIEHFVMPKEKETIWMFYQSPEEMKKDDMLQQLDLHPLAKNAFMNFSEHPHLNVYANHAVVSTFYLGSENYEPIRINLLIGEKYLIVMSEHEISFREQLVTDFTNNPEHMKHVSYMLYYLMKDIVSSYLEVVDQLSDEFLEIEKSVFIDPQKREIGRDVYLWKTRLHKLRQYVEAEESIIQKMGHDDFEYANEESGFYFKDLLSSFSRVTAAIDSFKENLKGILDLQMSLKSDHMNRIMKTLTLVSAVFIPLTFIAGLYGMNFEYIPELKWRNGYFYVLTLCLALAVMIMSYFKKKRWW; encoded by the coding sequence ATGTTAATGTATAAAGAAGCTACGAATCAAACCGAACGAATTGAACATTTTGTAATGCCTAAAGAAAAAGAAACCATTTGGATGTTTTATCAATCTCCTGAAGAAATGAAAAAGGATGATATGCTGCAGCAGCTTGATCTTCATCCATTAGCTAAAAATGCTTTTATGAATTTTTCTGAACATCCACATCTTAATGTTTATGCCAATCATGCTGTTGTTTCAACATTTTATTTGGGATCTGAAAATTATGAACCGATTAGGATTAATCTTTTAATCGGTGAAAAGTATTTGATTGTCATGAGTGAACACGAAATTTCCTTTAGGGAACAGCTTGTTACAGATTTCACGAACAATCCTGAACACATGAAACATGTTAGCTATATGCTGTACTATCTGATGAAGGATATTGTTAGTTCCTATCTAGAAGTAGTAGATCAACTTTCTGATGAATTTTTAGAAATCGAAAAGAGTGTGTTTATCGACCCGCAAAAACGTGAGATCGGAAGGGACGTGTATCTTTGGAAGACTCGTTTACACAAGCTTAGACAATATGTTGAAGCAGAAGAGAGTATCATACAGAAAATGGGCCATGATGATTTCGAATACGCGAATGAAGAGTCAGGTTTTTACTTCAAAGATTTGTTATCTTCTTTCTCAAGGGTAACCGCTGCTATTGACAGTTTTAAAGAAAATTTAAAAGGGATTTTAGATTTGCAAATGTCTTTAAAGTCTGATCACATGAATCGAATCATGAAGACGTTGACGCTCGTTAGTGCTGTTTTTATTCCTCTTACATTTATCGCAGGTCTTTATGGCATGAATTTTGAATACATACCTGAACTTAAATGGCGCAATGGATATTTTTATGTTTTAACGCTTTGTTTAGCTCTTGCTGTAATGATCATGAGCTATTTTAAGAAGAAAAGATGGTGGTGA
- a CDS encoding IucA/IucC family C-terminal-domain containing protein yields the protein MSILLSTPKSNGWTAEEKKHISSNYRFSFQAPYENEVVISAEQLLNADHLLQFLDQTGPRIGSNKRPVTASLFFKRYAYCSLTSCLYGMTILNKSFDMNIKNVYLIDHNSESMWLPSFTLKDASARIADENRADWRSSVIETLFKENMSVMLNHIASTARISKATLWENAWIYIRWVYETWLTEEHPAEVKKRIQEDYAFFMEAPAFHFGLTKNPFHRFTAPIGCEPTKIRKTCCLYYKTDNGTCCSTCPKR from the coding sequence ATGTCAATACTCCTCAGTACGCCTAAGTCAAACGGTTGGACAGCAGAAGAAAAAAAGCATATCAGCTCAAACTATCGCTTCTCTTTTCAAGCGCCATATGAGAATGAAGTTGTAATTTCTGCCGAACAACTGCTGAATGCTGATCATCTGCTACAATTTTTGGATCAGACAGGACCCCGTATCGGTTCGAACAAACGTCCTGTAACAGCGTCTCTATTCTTTAAGCGCTATGCATATTGCAGTTTAACTTCTTGTTTGTACGGGATGACGATTCTGAACAAGTCGTTTGATATGAACATAAAAAATGTCTATCTAATCGATCACAACTCCGAGAGCATGTGGCTTCCATCATTCACATTGAAAGATGCTTCTGCACGTATCGCTGACGAGAATAGAGCAGATTGGCGCTCTTCTGTTATCGAAACACTTTTTAAAGAAAACATGTCTGTCATGTTAAATCATATTGCAAGCACTGCACGCATCTCAAAAGCAACTCTTTGGGAGAACGCATGGATCTACATACGCTGGGTATATGAAACGTGGTTAACGGAGGAGCATCCAGCAGAAGTTAAGAAAAGAATTCAAGAAGATTATGCATTCTTTATGGAAGCACCTGCTTTTCATTTTGGGTTAACAAAAAACCCGTTCCATCGTTTTACAGCTCCGATCGGCTGTGAACCTACTAAGATTCGTAAGACTTGCTGCCTATATTACAAAACAGATAACGGGACTTGTTGTTCTACTTGTCCAAAACGATAA
- a CDS encoding MFS transporter — MRNFLRKWHPAVVVIVAGTLFTRAAFFMTMPFLAIYLYNEKGIDLAMVGLIIGVSALTGTFGGFFGGYLSDRIGRLPVMTVAIFIWSAVFVGFAVADLVWHFFLLNMLNGLCRSWFEPISRALLADVTTKENRLHVFNARYFAINVGAAVGPVVGTQLGTSNSTQAFYITAIAYFLYALLIVFTLKGFSKELKGGEERKFSIKSAIGVLTRDRVLAFFLIGNTIVMMAQSQMDTTLAQYIGNAPQFENGVKLFAYLVVTNAVTVLLLQFPVTNYVRRFQPMNALRFGSFAFSLALLGFGLSTNWILLVISMVFLTVGEIIVFVMSDVLLDDLAPEHMRGTYFGAMSFRSIGFSAGPWIGGLLLSTFGFEHGFYVFGILTLISLLSLPFFQYGEGIRKTLLEQQSAST; from the coding sequence ATGAGAAATTTTCTTAGAAAGTGGCACCCAGCAGTCGTTGTTATTGTAGCTGGAACCTTGTTTACACGAGCGGCATTTTTCATGACTATGCCATTCTTAGCCATTTATTTGTACAACGAAAAAGGGATCGATCTTGCTATGGTTGGATTGATTATTGGAGTAAGTGCTCTAACCGGCACGTTCGGTGGTTTCTTTGGGGGCTATCTCTCCGATCGGATAGGAAGACTTCCTGTGATGACCGTAGCTATCTTCATATGGAGTGCTGTTTTTGTTGGATTTGCGGTAGCTGACCTCGTATGGCATTTCTTTTTATTAAACATGTTAAACGGACTTTGCCGCTCTTGGTTTGAACCTATTTCCAGGGCATTGCTAGCGGATGTGACGACAAAGGAAAACCGGCTTCATGTCTTTAATGCTCGATATTTTGCAATCAATGTTGGTGCTGCAGTTGGTCCGGTTGTAGGAACGCAGCTAGGTACATCAAATTCAACTCAAGCTTTTTACATAACTGCGATCGCTTATTTCTTATATGCGTTATTAATTGTATTCACATTAAAAGGGTTCTCCAAAGAGTTAAAAGGTGGGGAAGAAAGAAAATTCTCAATCAAGTCTGCCATTGGTGTACTTACAAGAGACAGAGTGCTTGCTTTTTTTCTGATAGGAAATACAATTGTTATGATGGCACAGTCACAAATGGATACGACTCTAGCGCAATATATAGGGAACGCACCTCAATTTGAAAATGGTGTTAAGCTTTTCGCATACCTTGTCGTTACTAATGCAGTAACCGTTTTGCTCCTTCAGTTTCCAGTTACTAACTATGTAAGACGCTTTCAGCCGATGAATGCACTCCGTTTTGGAAGTTTTGCATTTAGCCTAGCTTTGCTTGGATTCGGACTATCAACCAATTGGATTTTACTTGTCATAAGTATGGTGTTTTTAACAGTGGGAGAAATTATTGTGTTTGTCATGAGTGATGTGCTCCTAGATGATTTAGCGCCTGAGCATATGAGAGGTACATATTTTGGAGCGATGTCGTTTCGATCGATTGGTTTCAGTGCGGGGCCGTGGATTGGCGGCTTACTTTTAAGTACGTTTGGTTTTGAACATGGATTTTATGTGTTTGGCATTCTAACGCTTATCTCATTACTGTCCTTGCCATTCTTTCAATACGGAGAAGGTATCCGCAAAACGCTCCTTGAACAACAATCTGCTTCAACTTAA
- a CDS encoding DUF1992 domain-containing protein, producing MNKKPSLEKELQQREILMKDEQTNAWYYEDHITAIVNRARKEGAFDDLEGLGKPLKLDEDLTYNPEKRLHKVMKDNNILPSWVKLGQEIDVLKEELKTYTVEFNIKKTVETINQKVFQYNLTCPPSAQRMKIKLEDVLNK from the coding sequence ATGAACAAAAAACCATCACTCGAAAAGGAACTGCAGCAGCGCGAAATTTTAATGAAAGACGAGCAAACAAATGCTTGGTATTATGAAGATCACATAACAGCCATCGTAAATCGTGCACGTAAAGAAGGTGCATTTGATGATCTAGAAGGATTAGGGAAGCCTCTTAAGCTAGATGAAGACCTTACTTATAATCCTGAGAAGCGCCTTCATAAAGTAATGAAAGATAATAACATTCTCCCGAGTTGGGTGAAACTTGGTCAAGAGATAGACGTACTAAAAGAGGAGCTAAAAACGTATACCGTAGAATTCAACATCAAAAAGACAGTAGAGACCATTAACCAAAAAGTCTTTCAGTATAACTTAACTTGTCCACCTAGTGCACAACGGATGAAGATAAAACTGGAGGACGTTTTGAATAAATAA
- a CDS encoding DsbA family oxidoreductase gives MTIQIKVYSDFVCPYCYLAETPLLKATEGKDVEIEWMPYELRPSPQKTLRPEEDYLQRSWQESVQPLSKKMGVDMILPEVTPQPHTFYAHEGLLFAKKHNKERAYAHLVFKSFYQNGEDIGKIDVLQNIAEEIGLDGKAFQQALESREYKEERERILKEATEDLNITAVPTIIIGERVLKGLHPQANIERALRGAIRDAKFEFCDGDECE, from the coding sequence ATGACCATCCAAATAAAAGTATATTCTGATTTTGTTTGTCCATATTGTTACTTAGCTGAAACGCCATTATTAAAAGCGACCGAAGGTAAAGATGTTGAGATTGAGTGGATGCCATACGAACTCAGGCCGTCTCCACAGAAAACATTGCGTCCTGAAGAAGATTATTTACAGAGATCGTGGCAAGAGTCTGTTCAGCCTCTATCAAAGAAGATGGGTGTGGATATGATACTGCCAGAAGTAACTCCTCAACCCCATACTTTCTATGCTCATGAAGGATTATTGTTTGCCAAAAAACATAATAAGGAAAGAGCGTATGCACATCTCGTTTTTAAATCTTTTTACCAAAACGGAGAAGATATCGGAAAGATCGATGTTCTTCAAAACATTGCTGAGGAAATAGGTCTCGACGGTAAGGCATTTCAACAAGCATTGGAGTCTCGTGAATATAAGGAAGAAAGAGAAAGGATTTTAAAAGAGGCGACAGAAGATCTGAACATTACAGCTGTCCCGACTATTATTATTGGTGAGAGAGTATTGAAGGGCCTGCATCCTCAAGCTAATATCGAACGTGCATTAAGAGGCGCTATTAGGGATGCTAAATTTGAATTTTGTGATGGCGACGAATGTGAGTAA